The sequence below is a genomic window from Hydractinia symbiolongicarpus strain clone_291-10 chromosome 10, HSymV2.1, whole genome shotgun sequence.
gcaggccgacttataTACGACAGTCTAATGTTACtaagacttatagaacaaacataatcagggcaggctggcttatctttttaaatttttttctcactttttctcacgaacaaatataatcggggtCGACCCCTTTTATACCATTTGTCATCAGATTTGAaaagcaaatagccctggtggtaaagttgttgttgttttcaaatgaaacgaaatttcatGGCAACTAATAAATTTTGGGAaacgcaagtttaataacttttcaccaaacttaattcccgcaaaaagaataatttaggttctgtaaaatttagttacttcaaagtatattatgttgaaatgtatttacaagATTAGTTTATAATAAGAGTTATGTCgagactttttttcttttgacatGCCTAGTAATTTTCAATGGTGTTCTATATTGCAGATAAAAATTACGTCAAGACTTTTTCTTTCGCCATGTGTAGTTTTTAAGGGTGTTTTATCTTACAAAGAATGTTTGATTCACAGGAGTTCACAGAAGCTGTTATGTAAGCTCTGTGGATACATAATCCGActgtcctgtttataaacaggccgttttcgcaatccgGGCAGAACAAGGACACCAACCTGGATCCGAgaattattttgtatatataatataaacggTCATAAAGACTGAAGCTAAGGCATACATCACAAATATTTGTTGTTAGAGTCAACCGATTGACCTTATTTTCAGATCACAATTAATTACATTCAGATTCGGAAGAACTAGAGTGACAAAAAATATTCTACGCTTGCTATCTCCACAAAAAGTCATTACCCGATATTTTTTACCAAGCTTCGTTTCAAAATTCTGGCCAGGAGTGCCAAGGGTAATCCTTTTATTTATAGATAGCTAAGATTTGTATTATGACCCTCTGTGATCTCGTTTTCTATCATTTCATTCCCATGGTTTAAGCATTCTTTTCCCTTACCCTAAGtaggattttatttttattttaaaaatggatgTAATACAAAAGCGATTATTCATGCGATTTAGCCACACGTCAATCGTCACAACAGCTAAAGCGAAAGTATTGTTGTGATAATATCACAGAAGATTGATAATAGAGATCATtatgttataaaaaattaaaatgaaatagACTTTAGCCAATTATATAGTTCATACACAGGTTTAAGAATGCTGAAAATTATGTATTTTTACCCCGGACATTCTGCCAAAGTAAAATCAGAATTACGGTGGATTTCCAAGATGCCCTGGCGAATCTTAGACTCTGCGATATTTAGCTGAGGTCTGTCCACCTTTGCAGTCAACGAGCCAAATCAAACAAACAACGTATATTTCTTAGACTGCcaaaaaaagaaagacaaaTTGATAGACTGAGGGACAGGAATCATTTTGATCAACTTGACTAGTTGATTGACTTTTATGTAATCATAAGTCAAAAAACCCTGTCAGCCTATAGAAAGTCATAAAGATGCAAAGTAGATCATTATTGAAGAAATTACCAAAATAGAAGATCtggttttgtttaatttatcaCGAAAATCAGAATGTTTAAagtaacattttgtttttttgttcaaaTTGTAAAGGGGattaaaattctaaaaacacacaaaaactcATGTCTTGTTGTTCTCGAGaatcatctaaaaatttagttttcgtTATGTTCAATCCAGACTGGTAATTAGCTGACTAGGTGTTGTCATGTTGGTAGTTGTGGGGAACGCTGTCTGTGTGTGTCTGGCAGTATCATCATGGATATCTAAAATTCTAGCAGACAACCTTTTACTAAAAGAAAACATGTGAACTCATCTGGATATGTGAACTCACCAAGATTGACATAACACCCACAAACCAAGATTGTGGGTGTTATGTTAAAACTAAGTGTTACTAAAAAACTAAGTTTTATGTTCATGTTCATGATCATCCTCAATTTTTTGCACTACGCATCTTTTTAGCTGTAAAACACAAACTAAAGCAAGTGACATCTTTAGCTTAATATATGTTTTAATCCCTATACACCTGTTTTTAAATGCAGAATGGTAAGCCATTGAAACTATTTTGTCCTTCATGCAGACATAGCTTATAAAACTTTAGATTCTAAAAGGATGGTTAATATATATCCATTATTGCACCCATTTTAATTAAATTCACAGCAGTTTATTTTCTATTCAATTTAGACAACTATTtcacaaagtggacaaaaatggAGATGGTGCTGTTACTGAAGAAGAATTAAAAGAATGGATTCAATTCACACAGAATAAATATATTTGGGAGGATGCAGAGAAGCAAATGAAACAAAATGATTTGGATAAAGATGGACAAATTACATGGGacgaatataaaaaatcaacataTGGTTTTATGGATGACAGTGGTATATTTCTCACAATACTATTATTATTGTATGAAACTACATGATAAGTTTTTTAATTGGTATAATTGGCAgttaaattgtttatttaacttttttaattcattgggcatttgattttttaagtaaataagttaAATATAGTTCAATATAGttaacaatattattttttgcacaTAAACCATTAtgtgcaaaaaataatattgttaactatgaaaaaacttttttttaaaatcctaaCGAACTGATTTATGGCAATGTGTACTGCTGAAATTTTCTTCTGAAGTATATGTGTATGAATACAACAACTAGTGGTCCTTCCAAAAGCTTTGTCAATATTTCAAAAACTATTTGATGGCCCGTGGATATATCCATGGGCTCACTTGTCCTTTATTTACCACCattcgtgtgtctcgctacagcattttgcgtgacagacgtatacgggtattataatatgtaTACTATCgaacatattttaaaattagcCTTTCCTGACATgatatctttatattttttatgatgcaAAGCAACTTGGGTCATCAAAAAGGTTCTTAaatatggtgaaaaaaaaacaatttgactGGTGGTTTTATAATTGCATGAGTGTTTTCCAACCTTATAGATAATAATGCTGAGCAATATAAGGATATGTTGGGTCGGGATGAAAGACGATTCAAACGAGCTGACAAGAACGAGGATGGTAAATTAAATAATGAAGAGTTTGCTTCGTTTTTGCACCCTGAGAATCATGATCATATGAAAGGCTTGGTTATTGATGAAACACTTGAGGATATCGATAAAGATAAAGATGGCTCCATCAGCTTAGATGAATACAttggtatgttttttttttttcaatatatatattttacatttaattTTCACACCAACTCACAACTCAAAACATTATAAGTCTTAAATCCCATTCTTATAACTTCTAGATTACTCCAGAAATAAATTTTCTGAATTTCATCAGAAGTCTAAAGATGTTGTATAGTGCTGAAGGTTGTTAATGCATTTTAGTTGAGCTATTAATTAGTTGATTAGTTCCTAACCAACTTTATCCAGCCTTTAAATTGCAAGGTATTTATTAGTTCAAATGTCCTCGGAACTCCTCGAATTATTAAGCCTGGCTATAAAAAGGAACTCCTAGAATTATTAATCCTGGCTATAAAAAGGAACTCCTAGAATTATTAAAGCTGGCTATAAAAAGGAACTCCTCGAATTATTAAGCCTGGCTATGAAAAGGAACTCCTCGAATTATTAAGCCTGGCTATGAAAAGGAACTCCTAGAATTATTAAGGCTGgctatgaaaaacaataaaactcaccAATCATGTAAACGGTTTCAGGTCCGTTTAAGTATTATGTAGACTTGTTGGACTTTAAAAGTCTTGCGAAACTTTTAATAAAACTCTCTTTATCAAGGTGATTTGTGGCCCGAAGAAGATCGTGATGGTGAAGAACCTGAATGGGTAAAGACTGAGAAGGAACAATTTGCTAACTTCCgtgataaaaataaagatgGTAAAATGGATAAGCAAGAAGTGGCAGATTGGATTCTTCCACCAGATTATGATCATGTTTCTTCTGAAGCAAAACATTTAATTATGGAGTCTGACACAgataaggtaaaaaaaattttgtttgtctgtctgtttctGTCTGTCTTTTTCTATAAGAAACCTGCGCCTTTGGTTGAGTCTTGGATTTTTccttaaaattttgataattttagcCTCAAATGTTTCCTAGGTTTCCTTATGTAATCTTAAAAAAGGCATGCATATTTCtgtaactttttaacttttgcatTTAGGATGGTAAAGTATCTAAAGAAGAAATGGTAGACAAGTACGACCTCTATGTTGGAAGCCAAGCCACTGATTTTGGGGAGGCCTTAAAATATAAGCACGAAGATTTATAAAACTCTCAATTAGAAGAAATATAAACATACCTTAAGGAATAAGTTTACTCTAAAATTTTTTCCTCAGGTATATAGTcgtatattttaaattattttaggtTTTATTCCTACCTTCTTCGATTTTGTATTCCCTGGTTTAGTTGTGTTATTCTCTTTGTGTTTGTTGTAGCcgttattttgcaaaattttataaaGTGTCACCTGttagctttttttttaaaaaaaaatttccaattaAAGTCAAGTGTTTTCTGTGTGTCGGCTGCAGCGTTTGCAGGACAACATTCTCTAATTGTTAGAGATACGCAGATCTCTGATTTTTACAGACCGTAACAATAGTGCATCGGTGAAAAAGGTGGAAAACAAAAGTTGTATCACAGGTCATTTAGTTGAATGACCTGTGATACACACCTGAACATTTCAAACAGATGTCTTGTTATTGCTTTTGAAACTCTTCTGTTTACTGCTGCTTACTTCGAATAAACTTTTACACAATGACAATCGGCCTTACCTGAACGACTACCTCTAAGACAGGGAGATTTTACGCCATTGTGTAGTCATTTCTCTGTCCTGTCATGTTTGTggtttattgcatttttttgccTATTCCCCAGTTAATGGGAAACAAAAGGAGTGAACGAGCCATGTCCCTTATTCAAAACTGTGTCgtttcttttcattttcatgtttttttatacacTCGGTCAATAGGAACATTTGTTAAGATGGACAGAAGCCGACTCTGGGACACACAGAAACATCAAGTCTTGCTTCTTCACCTAACTGCTGGTTGCCTTCCATGTTAGAATTAGTGGATGCGTGTTGTGGATAATTTAGATTTGCTTATAACGCTGTCGTCTTAATCGTCATTTTTGTCCCCGGGgctctttttcactttttgaaaatgggaTAGCATCCAatcttcaaaaagtaaaaaagtccCTGCCTACGAGATTGGAGAATGCTTATTCGTTTTGTTGCAAATTTTACATACTAGTCGTTATTCAAGAAACAACACGGATTTTTCACTTAGCAACAAAGACAATATTTGCACGTTACAACAAGCCTAACATAGTCCCTTTTTCATTATTGCGATATACTTCTGAAAGTGCTGCATTCCTTGAAAAATCAGTACTTAACCTTAAAAAAacgttaatattttatttaaatagtgTTGCATTATTCTTGGTACCACACTCGATGTTTTCTTTTGCAGCGTAAATACGTGCAGATCATATACAAAGTTATTTTGTCGTGCTGCTGGGCAGAACGTGGTTGTTATGAGCACAGTGTGGGACAGAGGGATATAGCGCTGacataaaaacttttattcCATTGTTGCAATATTCTTATGCATTATTATCTCCAGCGTTATTTTATTGtctgataaaaaattaaattttagaacAGAGATTTGAGAAAGCGCGTGACCTTGTTCGGTTCGTTAACAAAGGTCTGTGGTTCGGTGGTGCAAAGAACACGGGTCAACCAACCCTATCATGTGAGGTAAATTGGGTAGGACATTGCCATTTCTTTCCAGTatatacctaatgtatacattcagaacacaggactCGCGTTGATAATAGTGTTTCTGAAtggtattcttttttttttctgataatcAGAGAAAAAAGACCAGAGGACGAGGTTGGTTTCCGCCCTATAAGGCGCCGTGTAAGATATAAACGCCCCGGCCGTGCAGGCCGTGCTCAATATTCTAACAAGATGGCGGATCCGTTACCATCTGGCTGGATCGAAAAGGTGTCTCAATCTACTGGTAAAACGTACTACTATAATCCATCTACAAAACAAAGTCAATGGGAGAGACCTGTAGGAGATAATAGTGATCAAGTCCGAGCATCCCATCTTTTGGTAAAACACACTGAATCACGCAGACCTTCCTCTTGGAAGCAAGAAGTTATATCGAGGTCGAAGGATGAGGCTCTAGAAATTATTAAAGGTTTTGgcactatttttaattttctgtgctcaaaaattattttgtgttaaaGATTGGGCCTTCACTCCTTAAACCTTTTGAATCAGTTAGGAAAACTGAAGAAGAAAGATCTGAGGCTAAACTTTTCTAATGCTTTTggacatatagctagctagctatattcatAAAGGTAAGATAACACACAAAAAATGGTGGTTAGTGTCCTAACTGATCCTacctgaaatttaaaaaaatgcacatTTTGACTTGCTTATTACTCCCTTAAAATTAGCTGACCAAACATTATGTACACAAAAAGG
It includes:
- the LOC130613080 gene encoding calumenin-like — protein: MQKIVFLIFLTVCILICEATPKDRVKDEDLSNEVHWKKVDEEHNEHNPEYDHEAFLGKKAAREFEELTPEESKNRLGQLFHKVDKNGDGAVTEEELKEWIQFTQNKYIWEDAEKQMKQNDLDKDGQITWDEYKKSTYGFMDDSDNNAEQYKDMLGRDERRFKRADKNEDGKLNNEEFASFLHPENHDHMKGLVIDETLEDIDKDKDGSISLDEYIGDLWPEEDRDGEEPEWVKTEKEQFANFRDKNKDGKMDKQEVADWILPPDYDHVSSEAKHLIMESDTDKDGKVSKEEMVDKYDLYVGSQATDFGEALKYKHEDL
- the LOC130613085 gene encoding peptidyl-prolyl cis-trans isomerase NIMA-interacting 1-like encodes the protein MADPLPSGWIEKVSQSTGKTYYYNPSTKQSQWERPVGDNSDQVRASHLLVKHTESRRPSSWKQEVISRSKDEALEIIKGYRQRITNDEISLSKLAETESDCSSARNGGDLGYFGPGQMQKPFEEATFALTVGELSEPVFTDSGIHLILRTG